The Sphingobium sp. BYY-5 genome contains a region encoding:
- a CDS encoding peptidylprolyl isomerase — translation MMSGQRIHPMRLAGRIVRDPLFAFLAVGVALFGGYQIVQRLEKPPILFTPEIEQAQVADFETLTGRKATATDRARLKADYIAEELLFREAIDRNMHLTDGETRKRLVDKVRYLIAGAPPEPSEEQLVNHYADHLDLYRAEPRTSFTQIFRQQEPADAALLRAQLNAGQAIGGDDFWLGRDFPRYGDSMVRGIFGQPFVDALKDAPEGRWIGPIQSPRGWHFVRKSERIASAMIPFPAIKDQVRQDYMIAHSNAAIEQAVGKLKEKFDVVED, via the coding sequence ATGATGTCAGGACAGCGCATCCATCCGATGCGGCTGGCGGGCCGGATCGTCCGCGATCCGCTGTTCGCCTTTCTGGCTGTCGGCGTTGCGCTGTTCGGCGGTTATCAGATCGTCCAGCGGCTGGAAAAGCCGCCCATCCTCTTCACGCCGGAGATCGAGCAGGCGCAGGTCGCCGATTTCGAGACGCTGACCGGGCGCAAGGCCACCGCTACCGACCGCGCCAGGCTGAAAGCCGACTATATCGCCGAGGAACTGCTGTTCCGCGAAGCGATCGATCGCAACATGCACCTGACCGATGGCGAGACGCGCAAGCGGCTGGTGGACAAGGTCCGCTACCTGATCGCCGGCGCTCCGCCCGAACCGAGCGAGGAACAGTTGGTCAATCATTATGCGGATCATCTGGACCTCTACCGCGCCGAGCCGCGCACCAGCTTCACCCAGATTTTCCGCCAGCAGGAACCCGCCGATGCGGCGCTGTTGCGCGCGCAACTGAACGCTGGTCAGGCGATCGGCGGCGATGATTTCTGGCTGGGCCGCGATTTCCCCCGCTATGGCGATTCGATGGTGCGCGGCATTTTCGGCCAGCCCTTCGTCGATGCGCTGAAAGACGCGCCCGAAGGCCGCTGGATCGGCCCGATCCAGTCCCCGCGCGGCTGGCATTTCGTCCGGAAGAGCGAACGTATCGCATCCGCCATGATCCCCTTCCCCGCGATCAAGGATCAGGTGCGCCAGGATTATATGATCGCCCACAGCAATGCCGCGATTGAGCAGGCGGTCGGCAAGCTCAAGGAGAAGTTCGATGTGGTGGAAGACTAG
- a CDS encoding HupE/UreJ family protein, with protein MWWKTRLSFLQTEAWCSPAEAGVQFRPQNWTPAFAGEHANQDKIWSRLCFGLASLLLALAMLLPGTAMADIFLSADFALTRGEDPNTYEFTAAVPEAVGQPAPITLPDGCRQSGMSRQTSGGRAQYAYELACDRPFAAGDMIQTPWKADGGRFVTNVMGAQIDRSLTGDARGISVPVGETMAQARPISRIAPEFLQQGVLHIWLGWDHLAFVLCLALLARGRQLLWLVSAFTAGHSISLAVAFFELVRVPVPPVEAAIALSIAFMAREALLVDKGEQAFAFNRQLIVVSLFGLLHGLGFATALGELGVQAGEKLPALVFFNIGVETGQLLFVGAIMATLAGLRAVSLATPVRAAALYAVGAIGCFWMVERVMGFGIA; from the coding sequence ATGTGGTGGAAGACTAGGCTCAGTTTCTTGCAGACGGAAGCATGGTGTTCCCCGGCGGAAGCCGGGGTCCAGTTTCGACCGCAGAACTGGACCCCGGCCTTCGCCGGGGAACATGCCAATCAAGACAAGATATGGTCCAGACTCTGCTTTGGACTCGCCTCCCTCCTGCTCGCGCTCGCCATGCTGTTGCCGGGGACGGCGATGGCCGACATCTTCCTGTCCGCCGACTTCGCCCTGACCCGCGGCGAAGACCCGAACACATATGAATTCACCGCCGCCGTGCCGGAAGCCGTCGGCCAGCCCGCGCCGATCACCCTGCCCGACGGCTGCCGCCAGAGCGGCATGAGCCGCCAGACCAGCGGCGGCCGCGCCCAATATGCCTATGAACTGGCCTGCGACCGCCCATTCGCTGCCGGCGACATGATCCAGACGCCTTGGAAGGCGGACGGCGGACGTTTCGTCACCAATGTCATGGGCGCGCAGATCGACCGCAGCCTGACCGGCGACGCCAGGGGCATATCCGTGCCGGTCGGCGAAACCATGGCGCAAGCGCGACCGATCTCCCGCATCGCACCGGAATTTCTGCAACAGGGCGTGCTGCATATCTGGCTGGGCTGGGATCACCTCGCCTTCGTCCTTTGCCTGGCGCTGCTGGCGCGCGGGCGGCAATTGCTCTGGCTGGTGAGCGCCTTCACCGCCGGCCATTCCATCTCGCTGGCCGTCGCCTTCTTCGAACTGGTGCGCGTGCCGGTGCCGCCGGTCGAGGCCGCCATTGCCCTGTCCATCGCCTTCATGGCGCGGGAAGCCCTGCTGGTCGACAAGGGGGAACAGGCCTTCGCCTTCAACCGGCAACTGATCGTCGTGTCGCTGTTCGGCCTGCTCCATGGGCTGGGCTTCGCGACGGCGCTGGGCGAACTGGGCGTGCAGGCGGGCGAGAAGCTGCCGGCGCTGGTCTTCTTCAATATCGGCGTGGAAACGGGGCAATTGCTGTTCGTCGGGGCGATCATGGCGACGCTGGCGGGGTTGCGCGCCGTGTCGCTGGCCACGCCAGTCCGCGCCGCCGCGCTCTACGCCGTGGGCGCGATCGGCTGTTTCTGGATGGTCGAGCGGGTGATGGGGTTCGGGATCGCCTGA
- a CDS encoding S8 family serine peptidase has product MPDPIRIAVIDSGVHPAHPHIDAARLLPGIAIAGDGSVNDMDSGDRLGHGTAVTAAIQDQAPDVLCLPIRVFHDALRTTARALVSAIDWAIEARVDLINLSLGSMNPAHRDLFAQAADRAQAAGVLIVAAHEAEGAPCYPGSLRQVLGVSLDWDCPRDHYEVRDGLFHASGHPRPIPGVPQRRNLQGVSFAVANMSGLLARGGRPEIARYLGQAIPNPITRSTIQKQPIAPTA; this is encoded by the coding sequence ATGCCTGACCCCATCCGCATCGCCGTCATCGACAGTGGCGTGCATCCGGCGCATCCACATATCGATGCCGCGCGGCTGCTGCCGGGGATCGCCATTGCCGGGGACGGCTCCGTCAACGACATGGACAGCGGCGATCGCCTCGGCCACGGCACCGCCGTCACCGCTGCGATCCAGGACCAGGCGCCGGACGTATTGTGCCTGCCGATCCGGGTTTTCCATGATGCGCTGCGCACGACCGCGCGGGCGCTGGTGAGCGCGATCGACTGGGCGATCGAGGCGCGGGTCGATCTTATCAACCTCAGCCTTGGTAGCATGAACCCGGCGCATCGTGACCTGTTTGCGCAAGCGGCCGACCGGGCGCAGGCGGCAGGCGTGCTGATCGTCGCTGCGCATGAGGCGGAGGGCGCGCCCTGTTATCCGGGCAGCCTGCGCCAGGTGCTGGGCGTGTCGCTGGACTGGGATTGCCCGCGCGACCATTATGAAGTGCGGGATGGCCTGTTCCATGCCTCCGGCCACCCCCGGCCGATCCCCGGTGTGCCGCAGCGGCGCAATCTTCAAGGTGTCAGTTTCGCTGTCGCGAATATGAGCGGCCTGCTGGCCCGCGGCGGGCGACCGGAAATCGCCCGCTATCTGGGTCAGGCGATCCCGAACCCCATCACCCGCTCGACCATCCAGAAACAGCCGATCGCGCCCACGGCGTAG
- a CDS encoding ABC transporter ATP-binding protein, with product MTAPIPPPVADWRTYRRLAPFLKPYRGALLVVLAISLLSTALGLAQPYLSKLMIDQALLKRDMGALVRIAAIMIGVTIAGFGVNILASYRYVALSAAMLYDIRAALLRHLQTLSPRFYGSFRLGDLISRMNSDVSDVQRIASDTLLSVVSNLLFFVGCVAMMLWLDWRLFLVSVVLVPASLATFAYYQRRLTALTRDMRERGADLGSLLVDTVMGMRVIASLRAGEHEVGRFKAKNDAFVASMLRMQVASFMTGALPGTLMTAATSAVILYGGWRIIEDGMSIGTLVAFMTYHMRLLSPIQTLMGLTSGLASARVSLGRIFELFDTKPDVMERADAVPLARAGELRFERVAMRYDRDAVLRDVDLAIAPGSLCAILGPSGAGKSTMADLMVRYLDPDSGRILIDGRDLRVYRLDDLRREIILVDQAPYLFNDTIAANIGFAMPDVTQAQIKVAAHAAGLDGFIAKLPDGYETRAGERGMALSAGERQRVVLARALLRRPSILILDEPTSALDGETEQLVAGRLRGALPDATIIVITHKPMLAKMADCIVRLEQGRAEMTLRAEVVHA from the coding sequence GTGACCGCTCCAATCCCGCCGCCCGTCGCCGACTGGCGCACCTACCGGCGGCTGGCGCCCTTCCTCAAACCCTATCGCGGCGCGCTGCTGGTGGTGCTGGCGATCAGCCTGCTTTCGACCGCGCTGGGGCTGGCGCAACCTTATCTGTCCAAGCTGATGATCGATCAGGCGCTGCTCAAGCGCGACATGGGGGCGCTGGTTCGGATCGCCGCGATCATGATTGGCGTCACCATCGCCGGGTTCGGCGTCAACATCCTCGCCAGCTATCGCTATGTCGCACTCTCCGCCGCGATGCTCTATGACATTCGCGCGGCCTTGCTGCGGCACCTCCAGACCCTGTCGCCGCGCTTCTATGGCAGCTTCCGGCTGGGCGACCTCATTTCCCGAATGAACAGTGACGTCAGCGACGTGCAGCGGATCGCGTCCGATACCTTGTTGTCGGTGGTCAGCAACCTGCTGTTCTTCGTCGGCTGCGTCGCGATGATGCTCTGGCTCGACTGGCGGCTGTTCCTGGTCAGCGTGGTGCTGGTGCCGGCGAGCCTGGCGACTTTCGCTTATTATCAGCGCCGCCTGACCGCGCTGACCCGCGACATGCGGGAGCGGGGCGCGGACCTGGGCAGCCTGCTGGTCGACACGGTGATGGGGATGCGGGTCATCGCCTCCCTGCGCGCGGGCGAGCATGAGGTGGGACGGTTCAAGGCGAAGAACGACGCCTTCGTGGCGTCGATGCTGCGGATGCAGGTCGCCTCCTTCATGACCGGCGCGCTGCCCGGCACGCTGATGACGGCGGCGACATCGGCGGTGATCCTCTATGGCGGCTGGCGGATCATAGAGGACGGCATGAGCATCGGCACGCTGGTCGCCTTCATGACCTATCATATGCGGCTGCTCTCGCCGATCCAGACGCTGATGGGGCTGACGTCGGGACTGGCGTCGGCGCGGGTGTCGCTGGGGCGTATCTTCGAACTGTTCGACACAAAGCCCGATGTGATGGAGCGTGCCGACGCCGTGCCGTTGGCGCGTGCCGGGGAATTGCGCTTCGAGCGCGTCGCGATGCGCTATGATCGCGACGCGGTGCTGCGCGACGTCGACCTGGCGATCGCACCGGGCAGCCTGTGCGCCATCCTGGGTCCCAGCGGCGCGGGCAAATCCACCATGGCCGACCTGATGGTGCGCTATCTCGATCCCGATAGCGGGCGCATCCTGATCGACGGCCGCGATCTGCGTGTCTATCGGCTGGACGATCTGCGGCGGGAGATCATCCTGGTCGATCAGGCGCCCTATCTGTTCAACGATACGATCGCGGCGAACATCGGCTTTGCCATGCCGGACGTGACGCAAGCGCAGATCAAGGTGGCGGCCCATGCGGCGGGGCTGGACGGCTTCATCGCCAAATTACCGGATGGCTATGAGACGCGCGCGGGTGAACGCGGCATGGCCCTGTCGGCGGGCGAGCGGCAGCGCGTCGTGCTGGCGCGCGCGCTGCTGCGGCGGCCGAGCATCCTGATCCTCGATGAACCGACATCGGCGCTGGATGGCGAGACCGAACAGCTTGTGGCCGGGCGGTTGCGCGGGGCGCTGCCCGATGCGACGATCATCGTCATCACCCACAAGCCGATGCTGGCAAAGATGGCGGACTGTATCGTCCGGCTGGAGCAGGGGCGAGCGGAAATGACGCTGCGGGCAGAGGTGGTTCATGCCTGA
- the qhpC gene encoding quinohemoprotein amine dehydrogenase subunit gamma yields MKHLRAINKKARAIGEAVAQIEAATPSDMEEDVVALQQQPRPHVPMGCTLSFSPGWEVDAGGGTAGLCQPVERDIYDCYVTCFWPVQVPDHVNYSPDWASNCATATKDWRNLDLVFP; encoded by the coding sequence ATGAAGCATCTTCGTGCCATCAATAAAAAGGCGCGCGCGATCGGCGAGGCGGTGGCGCAGATCGAGGCTGCAACGCCCTCGGACATGGAGGAGGATGTCGTCGCCCTCCAGCAACAGCCGCGCCCGCATGTGCCGATGGGCTGCACCCTGTCCTTCTCGCCCGGCTGGGAAGTCGATGCGGGCGGTGGCACGGCGGGGCTTTGTCAGCCGGTCGAACGCGACATTTACGACTGCTACGTCACCTGCTTCTGGCCGGTGCAGGTGCCCGACCATGTGAATTATTCGCCCGACTGGGCCAGCAACTGCGCCACGGCCACCAAGGACTGGCGCAACCTCGACCTCGTTTTCCCATGA
- the peaB gene encoding quinohemoprotein amine dehydrogenase maturation protein, which yields MTVMQAPAYARAEYHGFEASGSHFVYLVSAGAIFEIDADVRAVLARLDGQQLTHAALVRELSSDGTDPDEAEALVRELRAARLIQLGAAAPVMPQAPPADFPLQALVLNVTNQCNLACTYCYEFGADKIATPAGKPKYMTLETAKASVDLLINEAVGRKAVHITFFGGETLMNFKLLRDVVGYANGATAAAGKAITYSLTTNATLLTSEIVTFLSDNRVGVTVSMDGPPDVQDKHRVYKNGKGSYAVIEPRLRTLIAHHKTRAITARVTLTEGVTDVVRIFRHLKDDLGFHEVGFAPVTTGEERAYSLDDNGMDSVLAQFNILAEEWLEYALRGESHGFTNVSETISELISGVNKSHPCGAGLGLMGVSPSGDLSPCHRFTDADTHTMGHVSSGIDRAKQGAFLAKGHVEAKYDCQSCWARPLCAGGCHHEAFVRYGDTGHANLHYCDWIRQWTDTCLRIYGVLAVQNPGFLERFAERKGLS from the coding sequence ATGACCGTCATGCAGGCGCCCGCTTACGCACGGGCCGAATATCATGGCTTTGAGGCGAGCGGCAGCCACTTCGTCTATCTGGTGAGCGCGGGCGCGATCTTCGAGATCGACGCGGACGTGCGCGCGGTGCTGGCGCGGCTGGACGGGCAGCAACTGACCCATGCCGCGCTGGTGCGGGAGTTGTCGAGCGATGGCACCGACCCGGATGAAGCCGAAGCGCTGGTGCGCGAACTGCGCGCGGCGCGGCTGATCCAGCTTGGCGCGGCGGCCCCGGTCATGCCGCAGGCGCCGCCCGCCGATTTCCCGCTCCAGGCATTGGTGCTGAACGTCACCAACCAGTGCAACCTTGCCTGCACCTATTGCTATGAATTTGGCGCCGACAAGATCGCTACCCCGGCGGGCAAGCCCAAATATATGACGCTGGAGACGGCGAAAGCCTCGGTCGACCTGCTCATCAACGAAGCGGTGGGGCGCAAGGCGGTGCATATCACCTTCTTCGGCGGCGAGACGCTGATGAACTTCAAGCTGCTGCGCGACGTGGTGGGCTATGCCAACGGAGCGACGGCGGCGGCGGGGAAGGCGATCACCTACAGCCTGACCACCAACGCGACCTTGCTGACGAGCGAGATCGTCACCTTCCTGTCCGACAACCGGGTGGGGGTCACTGTGTCGATGGATGGCCCGCCAGACGTGCAGGACAAGCATCGCGTCTATAAAAATGGCAAGGGCAGCTATGCGGTGATCGAGCCGCGCCTGCGCACGCTGATCGCGCATCACAAGACCCGCGCCATCACTGCGCGCGTGACGCTGACCGAAGGCGTCACCGATGTCGTGCGGATCTTCCGCCATTTGAAGGATGATCTGGGTTTCCACGAAGTGGGCTTCGCGCCGGTGACGACGGGCGAGGAGCGTGCCTATTCGCTGGACGACAATGGCATGGACAGCGTGCTGGCGCAGTTCAACATATTGGCGGAGGAATGGCTGGAATATGCCCTTCGCGGGGAATCCCATGGTTTCACCAATGTCAGCGAGACGATCAGTGAACTGATTTCCGGCGTCAACAAATCGCATCCATGCGGTGCGGGGCTGGGCCTTATGGGCGTCAGCCCGTCGGGCGACCTGTCGCCCTGCCACCGCTTCACCGACGCGGACACCCACACGATGGGCCATGTGTCGAGCGGCATAGACCGCGCCAAGCAGGGCGCGTTTCTGGCCAAGGGCCATGTCGAGGCGAAATATGATTGCCAGAGCTGCTGGGCGCGGCCGCTCTGCGCGGGGGGATGCCATCATGAAGCCTTCGTCCGCTATGGCGACACCGGCCATGCGAACCTCCATTATTGCGACTGGATACGGCAATGGACCGACACCTGCCTGCGCATCTACGGCGTGCTGGCGGTGCAGAATCCCGGCTTCCTCGAACGCTTCGCTGAACGAAAGGGCCTGTCATGA
- the peaA gene encoding quinohemoprotein amine dehydrogenase subunit alpha has protein sequence MKRLPVSKLGLLALFSASVVFAQADGGPDGATMKETEAGIPVADPLVKEKCGSCHTGDDKGNLSRISWVRTTPEGWAQAIKRMVRLNGLSITPEESRSIVKSLSASHGLAPEEARTVMYLPEKRIIDETIIPNETMRGACASCHSYAQPMSWRRSKLEWKTLQDLHVALYSQADAQYRRPAEDSEQPAGRDPKDKLTRGDYALTFLPKVAGLHTPEWAAWSARQRIPRLAGEWLVVASVPGKGKFVGEMNVTPGKAADEFSTTATLRSLTDGGAISRSGTGIVYAGYSWRGSSKGATAAKPDDFGSAAREAMWFAPDQQSAQGRWFWGDYQEFGYDVQLVRATAAPAILAVTPGPVKAGTKGVQLRILGHNLPVSPSAADIDLGAGVTVTKVVSASPKELVLVADVAPGAASGQRDVAIAGAVLEQAFPVFHKIDYIKATPETALARLGGVKFPKGYQQFEAIGYENGLDGKPNTPDDIAVGPVEADWAMQEFMSVYYDDDAKYVGALSPTAFFTPAAEGPNPERRFGRNNYGEVWVVATARHEKDKFGKALSARSYMVVTVPAYQKWDQPEVSR, from the coding sequence GTGAAGCGGCTTCCCGTCTCGAAATTGGGCCTGTTGGCGCTGTTTTCCGCGTCGGTCGTGTTCGCGCAGGCAGATGGCGGCCCCGATGGCGCGACGATGAAGGAAACGGAAGCGGGCATCCCTGTCGCCGACCCGCTGGTCAAGGAAAAGTGCGGAAGCTGCCATACCGGCGACGACAAGGGCAATCTCTCACGCATTAGCTGGGTCCGCACCACGCCGGAGGGCTGGGCGCAGGCGATCAAGCGGATGGTGCGCCTGAATGGCCTCTCCATCACGCCGGAGGAAAGCCGGTCGATCGTCAAGTCGCTCTCCGCCTCGCACGGACTGGCGCCGGAGGAAGCGCGGACGGTCATGTATCTGCCCGAAAAGCGGATCATCGACGAAACGATCATTCCCAATGAGACGATGCGCGGGGCGTGCGCAAGCTGCCACAGCTATGCGCAACCCATGTCCTGGCGGCGGTCGAAGCTGGAATGGAAGACGCTCCAGGATCTGCATGTCGCCCTCTATTCGCAGGCCGACGCCCAATATCGCCGCCCCGCCGAGGACAGCGAACAGCCTGCTGGCCGCGATCCCAAGGACAAGCTGACGCGCGGCGACTATGCGCTGACCTTCCTGCCCAAGGTGGCCGGGCTGCACACGCCCGAATGGGCCGCCTGGAGCGCGCGGCAGCGCATTCCGCGCCTGGCGGGCGAATGGCTGGTGGTCGCGTCGGTGCCGGGCAAGGGCAAGTTCGTGGGTGAGATGAACGTCACACCGGGCAAGGCTGCGGACGAGTTCAGCACAACCGCGACGCTCCGGTCGCTGACCGATGGCGGCGCGATCAGCCGCAGCGGCACGGGTATCGTCTATGCCGGTTATAGCTGGCGCGGTTCGTCCAAGGGGGCGACGGCGGCCAAGCCCGACGACTTTGGCAGCGCGGCGCGGGAGGCGATGTGGTTCGCGCCCGACCAGCAGAGCGCGCAGGGTCGCTGGTTCTGGGGCGACTATCAGGAATTCGGCTATGATGTGCAGCTGGTGCGCGCCACAGCCGCGCCCGCGATCCTGGCGGTGACGCCGGGGCCGGTGAAGGCGGGGACGAAGGGGGTGCAACTGCGCATCCTGGGCCATAATCTGCCCGTATCGCCCAGCGCCGCCGACATCGATCTGGGTGCGGGCGTCACCGTCACGAAGGTCGTGTCGGCCAGTCCGAAAGAGCTGGTGCTGGTCGCCGATGTCGCGCCGGGCGCGGCGTCGGGGCAGCGCGATGTCGCCATTGCCGGGGCGGTGCTGGAGCAGGCCTTCCCGGTCTTCCACAAGATCGACTATATCAAGGCGACGCCCGAAACCGCGCTGGCGCGGCTGGGCGGGGTGAAATTCCCCAAGGGCTATCAGCAGTTCGAGGCGATCGGATACGAAAACGGCCTCGACGGCAAGCCCAATACGCCGGACGACATCGCCGTGGGACCGGTCGAGGCCGACTGGGCGATGCAGGAATTCATGTCGGTCTATTATGACGATGACGCCAAATATGTCGGCGCGCTCAGCCCTACCGCTTTCTTCACCCCGGCGGCCGAAGGCCCGAACCCGGAACGCCGTTTCGGCCGCAACAATTATGGCGAGGTCTGGGTCGTCGCGACCGCCAGACATGAGAAGGACAAGTTCGGCAAAGCGCTGAGCGCCCGATCCTACATGGTCGTGACCGTGCCCGCCTATCAGAAATGGGATCAACCGGAGGTGTCGCGATGA
- a CDS encoding agmatinase family protein — translation MPSISAISGWSMAAVAAAASVVAGNSFDTPNPPPSIPQADIMGEPKPIMLPADVVAKLSGIAPEKVALIKEGRTGRYVEKDVLFDRIRTLPAVELAAYIDAIAALHAQVEYKEGRDAKTIPLDTRSAWFNAWKAKRPLVMDPKREAGPMDLGRYIGGRRGGFATFAGAPVAMTPEDLKAGKVDVAIVGAPLDMGSGWRNAIDGPRALRMTGGAGGNDMYAMINPSSALEIVDYGDIAIDQNSTERSVAHVREMVREIAQTGAIPIVIGGDHSLEYPNVAAAADVHGKGNVSVIHFDSHYDVGRNGVHWITHGSPVYRVLHEGHVRPQDYIQVGLRARGPDLETFGWMRNKGMRYHTMVEVEKWGWNKVMARAIAEARQNAKKLWISFDVDVLDPAFMPGTGTPVPGGLTMREAQPIMRRLCAENDIAGIDIVEVAPYLDTSYKTALNSNYLLNACLTGIAMRKKGLPPRYWSPVSSDHGQDDYYGPKKKS, via the coding sequence ATGCCATCGATCAGTGCGATAAGCGGGTGGAGCATGGCGGCAGTGGCTGCGGCCGCTTCGGTGGTGGCGGGCAATAGCTTCGACACGCCCAACCCGCCGCCGTCCATCCCGCAGGCGGACATCATGGGCGAACCCAAGCCCATCATGTTGCCCGCCGATGTCGTGGCGAAACTGTCCGGCATCGCGCCGGAGAAGGTGGCCCTCATCAAGGAAGGGCGCACCGGTCGCTATGTCGAGAAGGATGTGCTGTTCGATCGCATCCGAACCCTGCCTGCGGTGGAGCTGGCGGCCTATATCGACGCGATCGCCGCGCTCCATGCGCAGGTCGAGTATAAGGAAGGGCGCGACGCCAAGACCATTCCGCTCGATACCCGATCGGCCTGGTTCAACGCCTGGAAGGCGAAGCGCCCGCTGGTGATGGACCCCAAGCGTGAGGCAGGTCCGATGGACCTGGGCCGCTATATCGGCGGGCGGCGCGGCGGGTTCGCCACCTTCGCGGGCGCGCCGGTGGCGATGACGCCCGAAGACCTCAAGGCCGGGAAGGTGGATGTCGCGATCGTCGGCGCGCCGCTCGACATGGGGTCGGGCTGGCGCAATGCGATCGACGGGCCGCGTGCGCTGCGGATGACCGGCGGGGCAGGCGGCAACGACATGTATGCGATGATAAACCCCAGTTCCGCGCTGGAGATTGTCGATTATGGCGACATCGCCATCGACCAGAACAGCACCGAACGCAGCGTCGCCCATGTGCGCGAGATGGTGCGGGAGATCGCCCAGACCGGCGCGATCCCGATCGTGATCGGCGGCGATCACAGCCTGGAATATCCCAATGTCGCCGCAGCCGCCGACGTGCATGGCAAGGGCAATGTCAGCGTCATCCATTTCGACAGCCATTATGATGTCGGCCGCAACGGGGTGCATTGGATCACGCACGGTTCGCCCGTTTATCGCGTGCTGCATGAAGGCCATGTGCGGCCCCAGGATTATATCCAGGTCGGCCTGCGCGCGCGCGGCCCGGACCTGGAGACGTTCGGATGGATGCGCAACAAGGGGATGCGCTACCACACGATGGTCGAGGTCGAGAAATGGGGCTGGAACAAGGTGATGGCCCGCGCCATCGCCGAAGCGCGCCAGAACGCGAAGAAGCTGTGGATCAGCTTCGACGTCGACGTGCTGGATCCGGCCTTCATGCCTGGCACCGGCACGCCGGTCCCCGGTGGCCTGACGATGCGGGAAGCGCAGCCGATCATGCGGCGGCTCTGCGCGGAGAATGACATTGCCGGCATCGATATCGTCGAAGTCGCGCCCTATCTGGACACCAGTTACAAGACCGCGCTCAACAGCAATTATCTGCTGAACGCCTGCCTGACCGGCATCGCCATGCGCAAGAAGGGCCTGCCGCCGCGCTACTGGAGTCCGGTGTCGTCCGACCATGGGCAGGACGATTATTACGGCCCGAAAAAGAAATCCTGA
- a CDS encoding agmatinase family protein: MARSTLLARSAAACLALAILSGPALAQGDPLASLSAEKKALLSDVATLERFGLTPEKLQVALAGRSAADVDAYATALMAVVEDSKYKAGRDPAEIALNPQARGWNAGTTLRPKMFDKRKRDDGPFSLKRYMFQKGGIPTFADAPIAIRKEDLVAGKVEVAFVGVPLDFSSGWRDAKHAPMALRGMDGLVGADADGGIDPGLVLSIADYGDLSPDYMAPDRGLDHIRAMIAEMASVGVVPFIVGGDHTIMFPDVAAMVDTYGAGKVALVQFDAHADAELDGDHLISDNQTLTRLLEQNLLRGSDVTLVGLHGRDAGPATQKRLTDAGAKIVPTAAVQEKGWQAVTTDLIAGLKTGPENIFISFDMSVLDPGDAPASGRPVPGGITMREAIPMVRQLCAQTKVVGFDLLDAAPILDPTYVSRMSANYILHACLSGIAMRKTGVAPVQTAKR, encoded by the coding sequence ATGGCACGCTCCACCTTGCTGGCGCGCAGCGCCGCCGCTTGCCTCGCCCTTGCGATCCTGTCCGGTCCCGCGCTGGCGCAGGGCGACCCGCTCGCTAGCCTGTCGGCGGAGAAGAAGGCGTTGCTGTCCGACGTTGCAACGCTGGAACGCTTCGGCCTGACGCCGGAGAAATTGCAGGTCGCGCTGGCTGGCCGGTCGGCGGCGGATGTCGACGCCTATGCGACCGCACTGATGGCGGTGGTCGAGGACAGCAAATATAAGGCCGGTCGCGACCCGGCCGAAATCGCGCTCAACCCGCAGGCGCGGGGCTGGAACGCGGGTACGACATTGCGGCCCAAGATGTTCGACAAGCGGAAGCGCGATGATGGCCCGTTCAGCCTGAAGCGTTACATGTTCCAGAAGGGCGGCATCCCGACCTTCGCCGATGCGCCGATCGCGATCCGCAAGGAGGATCTGGTTGCGGGCAAGGTGGAGGTCGCCTTCGTCGGCGTGCCGCTTGATTTCTCATCGGGCTGGCGCGACGCCAAGCACGCGCCGATGGCGCTGCGCGGCATGGACGGGCTGGTCGGCGCGGATGCCGATGGCGGGATCGATCCGGGGCTGGTGCTCTCGATCGCTGACTATGGCGACCTTTCCCCCGACTATATGGCGCCCGACCGGGGCCTGGACCATATCCGCGCGATGATCGCCGAAATGGCGAGCGTGGGCGTGGTGCCCTTCATCGTCGGCGGTGACCATACGATCATGTTCCCGGACGTGGCGGCGATGGTCGACACCTATGGCGCGGGCAAGGTCGCGCTGGTGCAGTTCGACGCCCATGCCGATGCCGAACTGGATGGCGATCATCTGATTTCGGACAATCAGACGCTGACCCGGTTGCTGGAGCAGAATCTGCTGCGCGGCAGTGACGTGACGCTGGTCGGCCTGCACGGGCGCGACGCCGGGCCTGCGACACAGAAGCGGTTGACCGATGCCGGGGCGAAGATCGTCCCGACCGCCGCCGTGCAGGAAAAGGGGTGGCAGGCGGTCACGACCGACCTGATCGCGGGCCTGAAGACGGGGCCGGAGAATATCTTCATCTCCTTCGATATGAGCGTGCTCGATCCGGGCGATGCGCCCGCGTCAGGGCGGCCGGTGCCGGGCGGCATCACCATGCGCGAGGCGATCCCGATGGTGCGGCAGCTATGCGCGCAGACCAAGGTGGTGGGCTTCGACCTGCTCGACGCCGCGCCGATCCTGGACCCGACCTATGTCAGCCGGATGAGCGCCAATTACATATTGCACGCCTGCCTCAGCGGCATCGCGATGCGCAAGACGGGCGTGGCGCCGGTCCAGACCGCCAAGCGCTGA